A region of Paroedura picta isolate Pp20150507F unplaced genomic scaffold, Ppicta_v3.0 Ppicta_v3_sca21, whole genome shotgun sequence DNA encodes the following proteins:
- the DPF1 gene encoding zinc finger protein neuro-d4 isoform X3 encodes MRLPFLDSQTGVAQNNCYIWMEKTHRGPGLAPGQIYTYPARCWRKKRRLNILEDPRLRPCEFKIDCEPPLKKEGGLPEGPVLEALLCAESGDKKPELKEEDLALDCPKVPVGEFLHDLDPEDLEDDAPRRKNKAKSKAYGIGGLRKRQEAALLEDRDKPYVCDICGKRYKNRPGLSYHYTHTHLAEEEGEEGPERHALPFHRKNNHKQFYKELNWVPENHRRNTAKKAPDGTVIPNGYCDFCLGGSKKTGCPEDLISCADCGRSGHPSCLQFTVNMTAAVRTYRWQCIECKSCSLCGTSENDDQLLFCDDCDRGYHMYCLSPPMAEPPEGSWSCHLCLRQLKEKASAYITLT; translated from the exons ATGCGACTACCCTTCCTCGACTCGCAGACGGGGGTGGCCCAAAACAACTGCTACATCTGGATGGAGAAGACCCACAGGGGCCCAG GCCTAGCTCCAGGGCAGATCTACACGTACCCAGCCCGTTGCTGGCGCAAGAAGCGGCGGCTGAACATCCTGGAGGATCCGCGGTTGCGACCCTGCGAGTTCAAGATTG ATTGTGAGCCCCCCCTGAAGAAGGAGGGGGGTCTGCCCGAGGGACCGGTCCTGGAGGCTCTGCTGTGCGCTGAGTCTGGGGATAAGAAGCCGGAGCTGAAAGAGGAGGACCTGGCCTTGGATTGCCCG AAGGTGCCAGTCGGGGAATTCCTGCATGATTTGGACCCAGAAGACCTGGAGGATGATGCTCCTCGCCGGAAGAACAAAGCCAAGAGCAAG gcCTACGGCATCGGGGGGCTCCGCAAGAGGCAGGAGGCGGCGCTGCTGGAGGACCGCGACAAGCCCTACGTCTGCGACA TCTGCGGGAAGCGCTACAAGAACCGCCCGGGCTTGAGCTACCACTACACGCACACGCACCTGGCcgaggaggagggcgaggaggggcCCGAGCGGCACGCCCTCCCCTTCCATCGCAAGAACAACCACAAGC AGTTTTACAAAGAGCTGAACTGGGTCCCTGAGAACCACCGCAGGAACACAG CTAAGAAAGCTCCGGATGGCACAGTCATACCAAACGGTTATTGTGATTTCTGTCTAGGCGGCTCCAAGAAGACTGGCTGCCCTGAAGACCTCATCTCCTGTGCAGATTGTGGGCGCTCAg GGCACCCCTCCTGCCTGCAATTCACCGTGAACATGACGGCCGCAGTGCGCACGTATCGGTGGCAGTGCATTGAATGCAAGAGCTGCAGTCTTTGTGGGACCTCTGAGAATGAC GACCAGCTGCTGTTTTGTGATGATTGCGACAGGGGCTACCACATGTACTGCCTGAGCCCCCCCATGGCTGAGCCCCCGGAAG gaaGCTGGAGTTGCCACCTCTGCCTGCGGCAGTtgaaggagaaggcctcagcctacATCACCCTCACTTAG
- the DPF1 gene encoding zinc finger protein neuro-d4 isoform X1: MATAVHKPIKCLGEDFYREAIEHCRSYNARLCAERSMRLPFLDSQTGVAQNNCYIWMEKTHRGPGLAPGQIYTYPARCWRKKRRLNILEDPRLRPCEFKIDCEPPLKKEGGLPEGPVLEALLCAESGDKKPELKEEDLALDCPKVPVGEFLHDLDPEDLEDDAPRRKNKAKSKAYGIGGLRKRQEAALLEDRDKPYVCDICGKRYKNRPGLSYHYTHTHLAEEEGEEGPERHALPFHRKNNHKQFYKELNWVPENHRRNTAKKAPDGTVIPNGYCDFCLGGSKKTGCPEDLISCADCGRSGHPSCLQFTVNMTAAVRTYRWQCIECKSCSLCGTSENDDQLLFCDDCDRGYHMYCLSPPMAEPPEGSWSCHLCLRQLKEKASAYITLT; the protein is encoded by the exons atggccacagctgtGCACAAGCCCATCAAATG CCTGGGTGAGGATTTCTACCGGGAGGCCATTGAACACTGCCGCAGCTACAATGCCCGGCTGTGTGCTGAGCGCAGCATGCGACTACCCTTCCTCGACTCGCAGACGGGGGTGGCCCAAAACAACTGCTACATCTGGATGGAGAAGACCCACAGGGGCCCAG GCCTAGCTCCAGGGCAGATCTACACGTACCCAGCCCGTTGCTGGCGCAAGAAGCGGCGGCTGAACATCCTGGAGGATCCGCGGTTGCGACCCTGCGAGTTCAAGATTG ATTGTGAGCCCCCCCTGAAGAAGGAGGGGGGTCTGCCCGAGGGACCGGTCCTGGAGGCTCTGCTGTGCGCTGAGTCTGGGGATAAGAAGCCGGAGCTGAAAGAGGAGGACCTGGCCTTGGATTGCCCG AAGGTGCCAGTCGGGGAATTCCTGCATGATTTGGACCCAGAAGACCTGGAGGATGATGCTCCTCGCCGGAAGAACAAAGCCAAGAGCAAG gcCTACGGCATCGGGGGGCTCCGCAAGAGGCAGGAGGCGGCGCTGCTGGAGGACCGCGACAAGCCCTACGTCTGCGACA TCTGCGGGAAGCGCTACAAGAACCGCCCGGGCTTGAGCTACCACTACACGCACACGCACCTGGCcgaggaggagggcgaggaggggcCCGAGCGGCACGCCCTCCCCTTCCATCGCAAGAACAACCACAAGC AGTTTTACAAAGAGCTGAACTGGGTCCCTGAGAACCACCGCAGGAACACAG CTAAGAAAGCTCCGGATGGCACAGTCATACCAAACGGTTATTGTGATTTCTGTCTAGGCGGCTCCAAGAAGACTGGCTGCCCTGAAGACCTCATCTCCTGTGCAGATTGTGGGCGCTCAg GGCACCCCTCCTGCCTGCAATTCACCGTGAACATGACGGCCGCAGTGCGCACGTATCGGTGGCAGTGCATTGAATGCAAGAGCTGCAGTCTTTGTGGGACCTCTGAGAATGAC GACCAGCTGCTGTTTTGTGATGATTGCGACAGGGGCTACCACATGTACTGCCTGAGCCCCCCCATGGCTGAGCCCCCGGAAG gaaGCTGGAGTTGCCACCTCTGCCTGCGGCAGTtgaaggagaaggcctcagcctacATCACCCTCACTTAG
- the DPF1 gene encoding zinc finger protein neuro-d4 isoform X2: protein MATAVHKPIKCLGEDFYREAIEHCRSYNARLCAERSMRLPFLDSQTGVAQNNCYIWMEKTHRGPGLAPGQIYTYPARCWRKKRRLNILEDPRLRPCEFKIDCEPPLKKEGGLPEGPVLEALLCAESGDKKPELKEEDLALDCPKVPVGEFLHDLDPEDLEDDAPRRKNKAKSKAYGIGGLRKRQEAALLEDRDKPYVCDICGKRYKNRPGLSYHYTHTHLAEEEGEEGPERHALPFHRKNNHKQFYKELNWVPENHRRNTGGSKKTGCPEDLISCADCGRSGHPSCLQFTVNMTAAVRTYRWQCIECKSCSLCGTSENDDQLLFCDDCDRGYHMYCLSPPMAEPPEGSWSCHLCLRQLKEKASAYITLT, encoded by the exons atggccacagctgtGCACAAGCCCATCAAATG CCTGGGTGAGGATTTCTACCGGGAGGCCATTGAACACTGCCGCAGCTACAATGCCCGGCTGTGTGCTGAGCGCAGCATGCGACTACCCTTCCTCGACTCGCAGACGGGGGTGGCCCAAAACAACTGCTACATCTGGATGGAGAAGACCCACAGGGGCCCAG GCCTAGCTCCAGGGCAGATCTACACGTACCCAGCCCGTTGCTGGCGCAAGAAGCGGCGGCTGAACATCCTGGAGGATCCGCGGTTGCGACCCTGCGAGTTCAAGATTG ATTGTGAGCCCCCCCTGAAGAAGGAGGGGGGTCTGCCCGAGGGACCGGTCCTGGAGGCTCTGCTGTGCGCTGAGTCTGGGGATAAGAAGCCGGAGCTGAAAGAGGAGGACCTGGCCTTGGATTGCCCG AAGGTGCCAGTCGGGGAATTCCTGCATGATTTGGACCCAGAAGACCTGGAGGATGATGCTCCTCGCCGGAAGAACAAAGCCAAGAGCAAG gcCTACGGCATCGGGGGGCTCCGCAAGAGGCAGGAGGCGGCGCTGCTGGAGGACCGCGACAAGCCCTACGTCTGCGACA TCTGCGGGAAGCGCTACAAGAACCGCCCGGGCTTGAGCTACCACTACACGCACACGCACCTGGCcgaggaggagggcgaggaggggcCCGAGCGGCACGCCCTCCCCTTCCATCGCAAGAACAACCACAAGC AGTTTTACAAAGAGCTGAACTGGGTCCCTGAGAACCACCGCAGGAACACAG GCGGCTCCAAGAAGACTGGCTGCCCTGAAGACCTCATCTCCTGTGCAGATTGTGGGCGCTCAg GGCACCCCTCCTGCCTGCAATTCACCGTGAACATGACGGCCGCAGTGCGCACGTATCGGTGGCAGTGCATTGAATGCAAGAGCTGCAGTCTTTGTGGGACCTCTGAGAATGAC GACCAGCTGCTGTTTTGTGATGATTGCGACAGGGGCTACCACATGTACTGCCTGAGCCCCCCCATGGCTGAGCCCCCGGAAG gaaGCTGGAGTTGCCACCTCTGCCTGCGGCAGTtgaaggagaaggcctcagcctacATCACCCTCACTTAG